The following is a genomic window from Neodiprion lecontei isolate iyNeoLeco1 chromosome 4, iyNeoLeco1.1, whole genome shotgun sequence.
ACggatacaattattattaccaacAGAGATTACTTGCAGCGGGCAGCGCGCCGGCCAGCATTAGCGAGCGCAGGCAGTGAGCAGttcatacgtacgtacacagACTGTAAAAGGTGGATACATGCGAGCGAGGTACATGACTCTGACTAGAGGTATTATCGTATTATCATTAGCAGTGCCATGTCTCTTGCCGCGCAACAGATAACGCCGCGCCAACGTGTTAACGACCCCACGtttgttttcgtttctttgtttttgttttgtttatgttttttttgttttgttcttttattaatttttttttttgccagaaattttgtttgtttttctcacCATTTTAAACTCCGTTTTTCAGTTTCGCTTCAAATGGTACAACCCGAGTTTTATTAGTAATTTTTATAACGTTCGTTCCATGTCTCTCGGAGcgtattaatattatcattatcattaatattaatattattattattattcatattattatatttattattataatgtaGGTATGTAGAATTTGTGCGCCTCTTAGGGCAGGCCCCTACTTTATCCGAGCTCCAGCAACGGAGGAGAGAGCGGCAGGAATTATGCGACAGGATGAATATTCCCCTTATCCTATTCGCCTTCACCTCCGGATTATCTAAACTCACATCAAAACAGATGCcgttttctaatattttcatgaCTTTTAATGTTATATAtggtaattaaattttttttttctctctctcttctctccaTGTAAAGGGAAAAGtttcttcttacttttctttctttttggtATCTTTTGCTATtctatgttttattttcttcgcgtataatatatatgtacatggaTACAGGTATACATGTCTGTATACACATATCCACTCACACATatgttataatatttttatgacgAATAGTAAATTTGATTCACATGAAGAACTAACTCTTACTCATTTCTTGCGTAGATTAGAATatataaacaaacaaaatattagacatgaaaacaaaaacaaaacaaaaaaaaaaacactttggTTTTTTGCATCTAACGAAGGTCTTGCAATAAAAACACCACACTAATAAATGGCACTAGAATTGCTCTCACTTGGATCACCGACTATATTCGTGATGGCAAAAACTTGTCCCGTTTTACTGCGAACATATTCGCATTGCTAATCATTTTTTTGGATGCTCAGCGAATTATCATAATAGTTACGGGACAAAATTCTGACAAACTAGCACAGACAACTGCAGTGCCACCACCATATGCTTGTCATTTGCGGTATATCCGtgtttaattatatttatttttatatatatatatttttaatattttttttttccacctttttcatattttctttctttccttcttttttccatcctctctctactttttctttccttacTGTTTTTCCTATAGttttatatattaatataaaaatgagGCGATGTCACAGTCAGCCGGGCTTGATCAACTAAACTAAGCTATAAAAAGGTAACAAATTCAACAAAGagtatgaaattaaaatcagtttgttgGGTTTTGACAGTGAAAAAGTTAGAAAAGAACGTATACAACGTTCCCAGATTTAGGTCcttgttttgtttgtttgtttgtttatttgtcgCTGGAATCCCCCCCATGCATAATTTTCTACCTAAGGTTGGTACACTTCTGACGAAGCGGCGATGCGTCGATGACACCACAAAcgtgtttttcgttttcatgggacatttcttttttcatctcttgTAGATACTTTGTTTTCTTCCATCTTGTTTGTTGTCACTCGCTCAACAAAGTCCATATTTGTTTCCATGATCTGATACGGGGTCGACAGAAGCAGCTTTTATCCAGCCTGTTCATCGGAGGTATTTCACTTACACCAGATTGTACTCCTTCAAGTTGGACTGAAGAATCGTGTCCTTCACCGCCGCAAACACAAATCTGATGTTTTCCGTGTCTGTCATAAggagaaataataacaacattaAAGAACAGTTTATAATCCTTAAATTTACATCTATTCTAATGGAAAATTGGTCTCAACCAATctttcctaaaaaaaaatagaaggaCCAAAATTGACAGTTGCAAAAAACTATTATCATATAACAACTCGACAaactgttaaaaatgaaaatactctTCAAATAATCTTTCAAATTGTAATTTGATTGGTGGCAATACGTTATTACACTTTGCCTATTCGGTTTAGTCACATCAGTCGCAACGGTTATTGGGTAATTTGGAACTCTTGATATATGTGTTAAACATTGTATTCGACTTTTGGAACACTGAAGTAAAGAGCAAATCCAAAAGTTTtaaacatgaatttttttttttttttaaatgatgcGTGTTGTTTTTGATACGAGGTGAAATTAAACCAAATAGACAAACTGTACTCCATTCAAAATCTTCTTATTGCTGTCTTTTTATatcattgaataaaattttcttttagtGAGATAACAGACCTTACATTATTTCATATTGCATTGATATTCGCGTATCATATTTCTATCACACTTGCAAACTATTCGAAAGTACTATTGATAATGCAAATCATCATTGATTTCACGTTCCAAAAATTGTAAACTCAAAGTAGTCCAGCTTTCCCTTAACAATATCACCGTAGGCGATCAACTTATTCGAGAACATAATTGTCAtgcaataaattgatataacatACATTTAATGAATGGAAAGACCTAACGGACACTCAACGCATTGCAACAAGCTTTATGACTGTGgtttaattatacatttaGTATGATGCATGCGAGATAAGCAATGTTTTATACATATGAGATTAGCTCTGTGACTTTTCGCTGGGACTGTCAGTGAACaagaatcaaaagttagatatagaattaattttttattttcacagaaGTTGAAAGTCCCAGAGATAAACACACatgattaatatttttctcacgtactcatttgtttatatttatttttttcaatatgtcGAATTCATTCTGGACCATAAGTATAGACATTCagttcaaataaaaataaagaggtATCTATAGTGTTACCACAATAACTCTTATGTCTATAGgtagataaaataaaacttacCATGTATTTATTTGAAGCATGCAATATTGAAATACACATTTCATGCGCGTGCAATTTTAGTGTAAGACAGTTTTAGGGCCAAACGCAATTGCTGAGGATGATTTGATCGCATCGTATATATTCGAGAAGTGTTAAtgtgaatatgaaaaataagtgCTGTATACCAAGGTGAATCTTAGTAGAATAAGCTGTTCATTATATTTGTATGCATGCatctgtatattataaatgtatttttcatttcttccaaTACGAGGATGCGGTCAAATTATCTGTCAATATTCAAGGTTTGAAGAATTAAGATGTTTattctcatatttttcatgatttgaatatatttttgtgaACAGCATAGTACTCGAttcactttgaaaaaataacttttgttttttattccttagttctttttttttttcaatttccaatttctgTCATGTATAGTTGCAAACTAAAACTCTAAACATTTATTCCAGACATCATTCTGGGCAATGCACTGTgcaatttttcttgaaatttgaagagatATATTGTAATTACGCGTAAACATGTATAGTGCAAACGACAAAAGTTTTAATCTCCCATCACTTTAGTAAATATGGAGATCTtacaaaacaagaaaattttttgctctttCAAATCAACCTAATCACGCTTTGATTCTTCGATTATGTATtttacgaatgaaatttaaaccagaaaaaaaaaatcattgacaTAAAGAAAGTACTTCGTTTCGTCATAATCTCTAACAATATTCCAAAGCATCGctcgttttaaatttttaccatACTATTAAAGGAACAGAGCTAACATCCAtggttaataataatatcctaatataatatttcattaaaGACTATGAAATTTATAATAGTCACACTTGCAAGCGACAATTctgcaattttaatttcataaaacGTTATTGGATTTGCAAAGCTTGTGGCTTTGAAGGTTTGACAAATTATCGAAAGGAACATAAAACATTGTGGAAAATTAATACTTGCTTTAGAAATGAGTACTATTCAGTACACCTAAAATAATATAACTGATATTTATACGGCAACGAAAACAATTCGAAGACCAGAAAATACCAAAAAACGTAGATTTTGTATATGAGAAAGTAGATCGGTTTTGGcagcgttttttttcttctccataTATTTTTAACTGCAAACATAATCCtatcttaaattttttgtaaccTACACGTGTCTTGCTACGAATGAAAATCCATGGACCAAAATTAGCATGTATTATTTACGTTACACATTGTGTATGCTTTATTGACGTAATACGCCAAAAgtataaacaattgaaaaaacgaattaCGATGGTCGATTTATGCAAGATTGAACTCCTTCAGAGCACTTTGCATTATCGTATCCTTTACGGCGCAAAAGACAAGCTTGATGTTCTCTGTGTCTGTTTATCAGGCCCGTATATGCAGCATGCAACACAATACacataaagaaaaatgttagTGAGAAATTATAAAGCATTAAACAAGTATTTTTattggaacaaaaaatcgctaaaaatactttttctctGGTCGGACAGTTTAACATAGTTATACAACgcacatataaatatataatataatatgaaaGCACGATTAAAAAGGGCAGAATACAATACATAGGCATGCGGCATAAATGGTCGAGCAGGAATTGGCGGAGCAGGTGCAAACTTACCTGTTGCGCATGTGAAATGGGAATAAATAATCTTCTCCGCATCAGGATTAAGGTCAACAAACATCCTGAGAATGAATTCTCTAGCTGATGTGGCCTCCTTTTGTGGGCCTGTGGATAATAGGAAGCGTTCGGAGTGGCATTACTACAGGTCGGAGTTACTGGGGATATGCAGCTTTCTATAATCAcctttccttgttttttttttcatagcaAAGACTTAAGAGGTTTAAGCCACTAATTAAATAATCTGGtaatttaattgtaattttcaaatgcacagggcggtttttttttttcctttcgctTGTTACGTcgatggggaaaaaaagagatacaaatttttataacagtAGTATAATTGAAGAATCTAAGAACACGGCAATATTTCAGTAAGTCATAAATACGTCAAATTGATATTATgcattgtacatattttgatGCGCAAGAACTTGTTAAAAGTAAATCCAATAGAATAGGGAAGGACAACTTATCGAATTAACGTTTATAGAGGTCAGCGAAGCCTTCCAACTGATCTGTAAGTAGCTTGCTTGATTACGCAATAGTTGGAAACCATTCTATGatttgtaatattatttgaCAAGTTATACAAGTCGATTCAATTTTGCCCACAGGTAAAAAAGATACAGGGTATAAATATTCACTTGTAAAAATGTCTTGTTCAATATTCATATACAGCTGGGTCCTggttaatgaaataaataaaaattcttagaCATTTTTATAGTCATCGCGTATAGAATCAAAAAGTTTAGCCTCACGTACACATGATATCATTGACTTTTACCTCGCTGCCTGACATTGTACACATCGAAATTTGTGTAACATGAATTTCAATgccaaataaaatatacagtaGCGCTCAAAAGgtattttgataatatgaaattcgttattactttgatgaatcgtttttcttacttttctttataTTAACTTTATTTTCGAGCAATCGagaattcatttttaacaattatatAGAACATCGGATTTCtttcaacaaataatattattggtTTTTGTAGTTTATTCTTGCATGTAATTAACTCAATTACTATCtttgtcaaaatacttttgagcgctactgtatatatatcaatgttagtattgaaaatataaggTTTCGAAgaagaaagttttttcaacgtgtcacgaaaatatatatatatgtatattcaaatcGGCTTCACCTAACTTAAAAAATTCGCCAGCGGTTCTGTGTTATCCAAATATCCCCCAGATAAGAGAATTGAAATGATGgattaaaaaagaattaaaaaactgTTATCTAACAACACGAGATTACAGGGTTGCTCTCTCACCTAAGGATTTTGCGCTAAGggtcaattttcaattacgaTACCACAACTGGAGTTTCAGGAAAATATGTCAGATTCCACAATATTTATTGCTGTATTCATTGTTCATAGAActatcaaaatttgaaaatgtttcttccaagcatctcggaaacaaaaatgttcaaaaGTAAGCTGCTCAGAAGCATTCAAATTATGAGTTTAAACATTGTCAATGTGTTACTATTTTGCTTTTTCTAAATAGATTATTGACCGATTTTTACGCCTTGTTAATATCAGAAAAAATACCGACAAAACTAGATTctttaattaagaaaaatacttGACCATCGTATTTCAATTCTGGTTAAAAAGTTACCTGTTACCAGACAGTGAAAATACTTTGGTTATCAGAATTTGGAAGATTAATTTATCGAAGCAGAAACTTATCAACGTTTAGAGCTTGAGAATTGTACGTATTGAAAAGCAGCTCTTCAAACAGTAAATTAAGCAATACATTGGGATTCCCGACGATAACTCGTATTTGGTTTTACTATTACTGCAGATAAAAATGACAACGATAACAAATTATCGGTGTCATCGTGGTAAAAGGTAAGAagagttttttcttcaaatatttttaccaactATCAAGATTGCTAGCAGCACAAAAGGGTTGCAAAGATCAGACCAGCTCTCACTTAACAGAGAGAGTTCAGAAACAGACCTGTTGCTGCAGTGAAGTGAGAGTAGCACATGCGGTCAGGGTCTGGATTAGAACTGAGGTACACCTTTAAGATGAATTCCCTGGCCGGTACGTGTTCCATTTTAGGCCCTATCCCACAAAACTTATTCTTTTAACACgacgaaacaatttttcttttatatttctcTCCATATTAACATTACATGACTAAGCCACCCAAGTTTGTGAATGATTATATTTTACTAGACAGCTAAATGCCTAACTGAGCCCGCGGAGGTGATAAGAAATTTTCCTTTATGCAACGTTTATCTCATCTGGCGAATGAGGATAAGAATGACCAGAAATATTATCTCTAAATGTGTTTCTCGCTAATCTTTACTGAAAAAtggtttcatttattcaaagacGCGAGCTATCGAATAAAGTTGCAGAAAACCTTCGTAGCTGCGGAATATCAAAACCTGGTCTgggtagaaaaattaaaatttatcccGATACGCGTAATTAAAATGAAGTAACACGATTGAAACGTAATTATTATGCGAGTGAAGATACGCAAACGCTATAGTTGTTCCTGAAAGAAATCTATTTAGTTGACTAgaggttttttcttttttcctaatCATCTCAAATAAAAGGAACGTACGACGATCAATAATTGTGCTCACCTTCATATTCTGGAAAGTAATCGACGAGATGAGAGTACAAAATCTTCTCTTCAAGAAGATCTTTTTTGTTTAGGAACAGAATAACGGAGGAGTGTTGAAACCACGGATATGTTATGATCGTTTTGAACAACGCCTTGCTCTCCTCCATGCGATTCtgtaaataaaagtaaatattatGAGTGATTACTCGTTGCAAAAACAATATTACTAATCAACCAATATTTCACATAAGTAATATTTTCTCCGGATTTATATTTACGTAGACTCATACGTAGTGTGCAAATTCTTtgattttgcgaaaaattaatACTGCAGAGTCGCATGAATTTAGTTAACTTAACTGgtacataaatatttaatcaaaCTTAAATCAAGTTACTCACCTCGTTTTCagattcaaataaaatttgatcatATTCACTTAGAGCTACTAAAAATATAATGGAAGTGACGTTTTCGAAACAATGAAtccattttcttctttcggaTCTCTGTCCACCGACGTCTACCATCCTGCAGACAAACGTTCACAATTTCAACTTAGTATTCAGAAAAGATGTTAgttaatcaattatatataagGCAAAACAACGCATACGTGTTGCATGCCTTTGTTTTAGCATTGCTATGTCGATTGGCAGTTTTAAATTTCTCATATACGttttaataattcatgaattgaaaattgcaaaattagCAATGTCATAGCGTTGAAATTCATATATTTGATCTGATAGAGTGAAgaatttgttataaaaatcaatGTGCAATGAGACAATAACTTTCATCatattgtatgaaatttttttaaaaaacaaattttcttcttaGCTGTAATTTAATCTTATCATGTAAGTATGTACACACGGTAACGTGTAAGTAAAATACGTGTGCacatgaaatttttgacaatatctattatttgaaaaaattgcatgCTGTTCACAACTTCCGAGAAAATTACATACAACTAAAGCAAGCgcttgaatatatataatcacttatttctttgataacaaataaaaaaaagtgaaaatacaACAACGAATGACGATATAATCAAGCAAAAACTTCGTTGAGATGGAAAAcagcattgaaaaaaaataacaacaccAATAAATAAGCCACTGAAGTTTAACTATTACTCAAACAGAATGTATCAATAAGCAATTCAACACcgatttattaaatataatcaCTATTGGTCTACTAATGCATAACACGCCATGctttatatgtgtatatatatataattgtatgTGTATTATAACGTACAACAAATACCCACAAAATCGAATGTGACAAAATGCCATTCGGGGATACATTGTAGATCATCTACAAATGACCAAAACAAGTTTAGTTGGAAAACATGGTTTTTTCATATCAAAAAATGTCTATAATTGTAACAAGAAACTTGTAAATGTTAATGAAAAATCTTAAACTCAACTTTTACCAtcacgttattattattgtcactAATAAGCTTTTATCGACCAATCTACCtaaaagaaaagtgaaaataaagtaattgttccaaattaaagaaatattgaaatatggCAGATTGAATTAACTCGTAGTACAACATTTGTGACCATCTTGAGAGAAAACCTTTGATGAATACCGATAGATAAGAATACTGTAGATAATGTGACGTGACAAAatgtaaagaagaaaaggaatgACAACTATGATTTCTATTTACCCTGGTGTTCTGACGATTCGGTGAATCgacattgaaaattcaaggatAGAAATTGGAGAATAAATAACCCCgtatttaatataatagagGTGTTATTGTACCTAAATATGATGGAGTCCAAATCGAAGGGATACTCAATTATTCCAGTAGTCGGAGCTCGAGCCCTGAGAATGTCCTGCTCCGTTGGTAGGTAGTCAGGCTTTTCTATACGTTCGAGATCGCTAAGATAACTGAAAAACAAACCAAGCCAACAGTGTTGATAGTGCATGCCATGCAAATataaaacaacaacaagaaaaaacaaaaaggaaaacataaaaaaaaaaaaaaacaaggaaacaTAACGTGATTAATTTCTGTGGCGCGGTATTACAATTCCAACGCATGCTCCTCCTCTCGTTTCCAGTTTCTCCTAATAAAAAGAATCGTTACAACAGGGTATTACCATAACATTGGTAAGGTCCGTTGTGAAACTGTGCCAAAGAAaatgtgaatgaaaaattgatgtcaGGTAGAATCGATCCAATGATTAACCCAGACTAACGGAACAAAGGAACGTCCTTTCTAatcacggaaaaaaaaccttCTTCAATGGACGTTATCACCGGAAAAACTGTAAAACCAATGTAGACGTTGCCTGTGGTACAGCGATCCGGCGCAAGGTATGCAATAAAAACcgagtaataataataataataataacaacaataataacaacaacaacaaaaacaacagcAATAACGATAACAACAGCAATTAGTAACAATCAAATCAATATAAATGCAGACACAATGCGGGGATAGAAATTGACGCAGGCATCAGGCAGCAGGCAGGTTGTCGACGATCTTCCTCCACTGGTTATACCGACATACCTAAACCGGATTTCTTCCAAGTCAAACGGATATTCAATAATACCAGTTGTGGGTACTCTGACGCGCAAAATGTCCTGCTCCGTTGGTAGGTAGTTGGGCGCTGCGACCCGGTCTATCTCCATGAGGTAGCTGTAACATCAAACGCTCAATACCGGCAAGTCTATTCGACATATGATTTTATACTAGACTGAAAAATGAGGTCCATCGATCGTCAGTTTCCCGAAGaacaaaattggaaaaatatttctggaGCATGTCGTTTGATATGctgtaaattataataaaacaatgaacagggggaagaagaaaaaatataaattaacgGAAACGAGATGATACGTTACACGATATACGATTTCAACGAACTACAGAAAACAGCATCGCGCGGCATTAAAATTAGTCGTCTCAATTGCATTGGCTGAAACTTACTATCGTGCGAAATACCGTGATGTAACTTTTCTGacttcaaataatttacaCAACTTTTAACTGGGCTGTCTGTAAAAAGAATAAGCAGCAAACAAGATCGTGGGTGTAAATTAATGGTATGCTTTTGGTAGATGTATTTTCAACCAAGCGGCGAGTGAATTCGTCATGTTTTGATTGACGTAACAGCATTGAGATTAATTCTTTTCACAAAGCGGTCGCAGTCATGTGAAGATACATCTCGTAAACTGTACTCGGCCGCGTTAGCTGtcagtgaataaaatgttttccAATTTGATCCGATAAATTTGTCATCATATGCCATACTTTGGATTATGACGATAACGAAATCGCCAAAGCACAGTTATTTCATGTATAACATGTTACCGGATTTATGATATTTACTACGTACTTTAATAATAGCAATCTACATCccagagaattgaaaaaagatatCCCTTTTGTAAATCTGTTACAAGACAAGGAAGGTTACTGAAATTGTTTTACACAATTGTACGCGTGtaggaaaaattattgaaagcAAATGGTCCGAAGATGCAAATGATATTTGAATAACGTTAAGCCGTTGTCATCTTTGAGAGACGTTGGTTTTTCCTGACCACCCTTCTTATTCATGAGTATCTCGTGTTGTGGTCAGATGGTAACCAAAGTCAAAGGAGATTATATCGCTATCACTAAGCACGCCATTTGTGATGAAAGATATAATCGCTCTGCTTTACACCTGAATCCAGCTATTTGTGGATATGACTTTTTATCTTTTTACTATGCGATTTGaacatttctctctctctctctctctctctctttctctttctcttcctctctaTCTCTGTCCCTCGCTCTCTCGTTGTTAGCACTACATTTGTATGAAGCTTTTGAGATATGTGCGTCACGGTATtgaagaaaagagagaggaaagaaaaagaaacaacattATTAGGGCATTGTTAATATTCTATTACATTGGAATCCGGGGCATGTCTGGAATTTACGGTATTCCTTCTGTttggttgataaaaaaaaaaaaaaaaaaccaaggaAACGCCAAGGTAATAGACcattaatatttgaaaacctGTATAGAAATTAGTGAAAAATGACGTTTAACGTAACGGATAATTATTTCTTACTTGTTAAAATAGTATATTTCTTATAATAAGACGATGAACGACATTTTAAGCTATGGTAATCTATTTAAGCCTGTAAGAAAAAACActcaattttgaaacaacGATACACTGTCTCCGTAAAACTTGTATGGATAAaacttatatttatatacaagTTATTTCTACTTGTAATTGAATTGCGCTGATAGCGATACTCACTATTTCGCAGAATCTGTAAGCTGGTATTCTCGCCGACGGTCGTAACACTCCTGAATCCCAGCCTCTGCCCATAAGTCTTTTATCGCTTCTACATATGGGCTTTCAAATGTCGTTACTGTTTCAAAGTCTACGCTTCGTATAAGCTCTGCTTTTTCCTAAATGAAAGAAACATCGAATAGTAATTAGCGAATGATTTTAATTCCTAAAATAATCGTTTATTTACACACAATTTGATTTGCATTGACGAAAACTTATGAAATGACAACGATTTGCATTCGTAAAGTGTTTTTGTTTGATCAGACTCAGTCGTATGCCTACGACACGGACGGCATACTCAAGTTCCTAAATGAATAGAGTTTTGAAGTAGCTATGTTACTTACTATATTTGAAGATTCTGCGTATTGGATCTTGAGCAGATCCATGGCTCGGATCATTGACTGCATAGCCATGAATATATTTTGGTAAACCAGCTTGATAAACCCTCGTTTGTCTTCGTCCGAGTAACCAGAACCGTGAATGATTCTCATCTGTTTGATGAATGTAGATTTTCCCGACTCACCAGTgcctgaaaattatttcaatctttgttagaaaatttcattcgttgcaCATAAGATGATTATCTTATTATAGTTAAAATTAGTATCGCTCATATTTACAGTAGACTAATAAAGCGAAGTGCGTTTCGCAAACTTAAAATTATCAAGTAAAGTAAAacagttatcattttttgtgGGCGAACGATAATATTCACATCTTGGTAGCAAATTTCATGCTCTAAATAAATGTAATAGATCTGACTGAACCTGATTTGAATCAAGTAATTTGTACTCTTGCGTCGACAAGTGAAATGAACGAGTTTGAGTAATTGGGAGAAGGAAATGATGGGTTTTTGTTCAAAGAAGTGAAAGGAAACGAATTTTAGATGAATTGAGAAAGtttgagaaaagaaatcaGATAAATTTAACATCTAGTACTATATTAACACGTTACAAATTTATCCGATAAATCCAGAACAAAGTAATTTGCTAACATAAAGgccggaaaaaaaaagatgaaacacagtgtaaaattgaatttgaaaatgcttTTATGCTTCTAGACTATGAACCGCATCAACGCATTGAGCTGTTATATTTTCAACTATTGTTCATTTAATAATGAAATGCAATAGCTGTTCGAATTGAATGAGTACGTAGGGCGATTAAAGTGTTACatataaattgacaatttgtACCACAATCTTCATCACAAAGCAACAACGCAACGATTACATTCATTTGTATAACTGAATAGAAGGTGACATGACGTTCTTTTTGATGAATAGAATGGAATAGAATAGAAtggaaatatatgtataggaaaaattaattatgatGTGTATACGCGTGCGAATTTGATTCGCTCTGGTTAATTGATCAAATCGGAAAACTGCAAAATAACTGTAAATacatcgaagaaaaattttggaaaatccaGTTTATAGAGGCATAATGATATCACTGGCCTCTTTACTTAAAtctagttattattattgccatcatcatcattataaAAATCGTTATGTAATACCGAAAAGTCCTCACGCACGTTGACAATAAGAGAATCAAAAAACTGGagataattaaatttcactcaTACGTTGTTACATGAATTATGACCCTGTTAGAATAGAAAATTAATCGAAGCCGCATATTAATACGTTAATTTGATGCAATTCATCATTTTACTACTGACAAATTTACGTTACagtcgttgaaaatattaaattcaattcgaacttgttcaatttctttctacaatag
Proteins encoded in this region:
- the LOC107227517 gene encoding guanine nucleotide-binding protein G(q) subunit alpha isoform X6 — encoded protein: MACCLSEEAKEQKRINQEIERQLRRDKRDARRELKLLLLGTGESGKSTFIKQMRIIHGSGYSDEDKRGFIKLVYQNIFMAMQSMIRAMDLLKIQYAESSNIEKAELIRSVDFETVTTFESPYVEAIKDLWAEAGIQECYDRRREYQLTDSAKYYLMEIDRVAAPNYLPTEQDILRVRVPTTGIIEYPFDLEEIRFSYLSDLERIEKPDYLPTEQDILRARAPTTGIIEYPFDLDSIIFRMVDVGGQRSERRKWIHCFENVTSIIFLVALSEYDQILFESENENRMEESKALFKTIITYPWFQHSSVILFLNKKDLLEEKILYSHLVDYFPEYEGPQKEATSAREFILRMFVDLNPDAEKIIYSHFTCATDTENIKLVFCAVKDTIMQSALKEFNLA